GTATCGCGAAAGGTTCGGGTACGAGCATTCAGGAGGTGAACAAGCTCATCAAGCAATTTGACCAGACGCGCAAGATGATGAAGATGGTCACGGGAAACCAGATGGCAGGCATGATGAGTCGCATGAAAGGGATGAATATTCCAGGCATGCCAAAGCTCTGAAAAGAATAAAATAATTTACAAGATATGCAGCTCATCGACGGAAAAGCAACGGCAACAGCGATTAAAACTGAGATTGCAGAAGAGGTAAGGAAAATCATTGCAGCCGGTGGTAAGCAACCTCATTTAGCTGCAGTTCTGGTTGGTCACGACGGCGGATCAGAGACCTATGTTCGCAATAAGGTTATCGCTTGTGAGCAATGCGGGTTCAAATCAACCCTTATCCGTTATGAAGCTGATGTAACAGAAACTGAACTTCTGGCCTGTGTAGACCGTCTGAATAAAGATACGGATATTGATGGGTTCATTGTTCAGCTGCCTTTACCGAAGCATATTGATGAGCAAAAGGTGATTATGGCGATTGATTACCGCAAGGATGTTGACGGTTTTCATCCCATTAATGTGGGACGAATGGGCATCGGACTCCCTTGTTTTATCTCGGCCACTCCATTGGGAATTCTCACCTTGCTCAGACATTATCATATTGAAACGAGTGGCAAGAAGTGTGTTGTGTTGGGACGCAGCAACATTGTAGGCAAGCCAATGGCGCAGCTGATGATGCAGAAAAACTTCGGAGATGCAACGGTGACGGTGTGTCATAGTCATTCGAAAGATTTGAAGAAAGAGTGCCGTGAGGCCGATATTATCATAGCAGCTATTGGGCAACCTGACTTCGTTACGGCCGACATGGTGAAAGAAGGCGCGGTGGTGATTGATGTGGGTACGACCCGTGTTCCCGATGCAACGCGTAAGAGTGGCTTCCGCTTGAACGGTGATGTCAAGTTTGATGAGGTGGCCTCGAAATGCAGTTTCATCACTCCTGTGCCCGGAG
The nucleotide sequence above comes from Segatella oris. Encoded proteins:
- the folD gene encoding bifunctional methylenetetrahydrofolate dehydrogenase/methenyltetrahydrofolate cyclohydrolase FolD, producing MQLIDGKATATAIKTEIAEEVRKIIAAGGKQPHLAAVLVGHDGGSETYVRNKVIACEQCGFKSTLIRYEADVTETELLACVDRLNKDTDIDGFIVQLPLPKHIDEQKVIMAIDYRKDVDGFHPINVGRMGIGLPCFISATPLGILTLLRHYHIETSGKKCVVLGRSNIVGKPMAQLMMQKNFGDATVTVCHSHSKDLKKECREADIIIAAIGQPDFVTADMVKEGAVVIDVGTTRVPDATRKSGFRLNGDVKFDEVASKCSFITPVPGGVGPMTICSLMKNTLSAGKKEYYK